One Helianthus annuus cultivar XRQ/B chromosome 12, HanXRQr2.0-SUNRISE, whole genome shotgun sequence genomic region harbors:
- the LOC110892947 gene encoding uncharacterized protein LOC110892947 has product MTDTNEDEATRQEQLKTMISEEIGRAMQASIPHLAQEVEGHVLEVVESMMESKIDELKGMINAMQERKGTRKCTYKEFMACNPLPFKGEIDPIICQRWIASTEAVFIRSHCEKEDQVMFATGLLQLRAKDWWDVYSKELGEEKVQVLTWQEFKEPFLKHHCPQSAIDKIQEDFLHLRQKDETIDEITNVFLDKLKFCNDIAGTERMKINRYYGMLKAEYREFIIPAKCETLNELIELARDREIEIRRQAERGEKRVSENVSSSSPSKKPKFQDQGKKDKAKGSIPKCKTCGKLHTGECLKGKKGCYNCGQEGHPYYRCPNPSRTCYNCFQPGHIKAECPKLQQKTDKEARKEEAPRAKGRMFQITTEEAKDHPNVVSGIFSLNSMPTYVLFDTGASRSFVSSELVSHPSFKIERLRVPLEVEIADSKSYLLHEVCRDCEIIIEDEKFAIDLIPMILGEFKVIVGMDWLAKHQAEIQCEKKVIHVLTSEGKRVSIQGERNINSKLCSIVQAYKYVRNGSKAFLTYVVDTKQNTPKIEEVEVVNEFLDVFPEDLPGLPPEREVDFKIELYPDAKPVAKAPYRLASTEMRELMVQIQELLDKGFIRPNPSKVEAVMKWIPPKNPSEVRSFLGLAGYYRRFIEDFSKLALPLTKLTKKDEKFSWGADQERAFQTLKEKLSSSPVLTLPDGTEDLVVFTNASHQGLGCVLMQRGRVIAYASRQLKTHESNYPTHDLELAAVVFAMKIWRHYLYANVVADALSRKDYPPPIQVKSMKMVITPRFLEMVKEAQIKSLSGMDSKKERTKGFVDKFEERSDGIKTMYGRIWIPRFSKAKGALLEEAHKSRFSVHPGATKMYLDLKKSYWWPGMKRDIVKYVAKCLTCLQVKAEHQKPYGKLQPLEIPVWKWEELTMDLVTKLPKTRKGHDAIWVIVDRLTKSAHFLPIREAFSSEKMAEIYVNEIISRHGVPVSIVSDRDTRFTSRYWQGFHESMGTKLHFSTAYHPQTDGQSERTIQTLIDMLRACVIDFGGSWDDHLPLVEFSYNNSYHNGIRMAPYELLYGRKCRTPICWGEVGQREIAPNEVVAKTNEKIDLVRARLKAAQDRQKAYADQRRRPIEFQIGDYVLLKVSPWKGIIRFRKRGKLGPRYIGPFKIVARVGEVAYRLELPPTLDGIHDTFHVSQLRKCLADETTYVPLDDIELDEKLNYIERPIAIKDSKVTPLRNKTIKQVLVQWQHRKGSDLTWELEDEMRKLYPTLFGTY; this is encoded by the exons ATGACGGATACGAATGAGGATGAAGCGACACGACAAGAACAGCTGAAAACTATGATCTCGGAAGAGATTGGAAGGGCAATGCAAGCAAGTATTCCTCATTTAGCCCAAGAAGTAGAAGGTCATGTGCTAGAAGTGGTAGAATCCATGATGGAGAGTAAGATAGACgagttaaaaggaatgattaatgCAATGCAAGAAAGGAAAGGAACTCGCAagtgcacttacaaagaatttatgGCGTGCAACCCGTTACCATTCAAAGGAGAAATTGATCCTATAATATGTCAAAGGTGGATTGCAAGTACGGAAGCGGTGTTCATAAGGAGTCATTGTGAAaaggaggatcaagtgatgttcgCCACCGGTTTGCTACAACTCCGAGCTAAGGATTGGTGGGATGTTTATAGTAAAGAGCTTGGGGAAGAAAAAGTTCAAGTCTTGACATGGCAAGAGTTCAAGGAACCTTTTCTGAAGCACCACTGTCCACAATCTGCCATCGATAAGATCCAAGAAGATTTCTTACATCTTCGTCAGAAAGATGAAACCATTGATGAAATCACCAACGTTTTCCTTGACAAGCTGAAGTTCTGTAACGATATAGCAGGAACGGAGAGAATGAAGATAAACCGTTATTACGGTATGTTGAAGGCTGAATATCGGGAGTTCATAATTCCCGCTAAATGTGAAACTTTGAATGAGCTCATTGAACTGGCCCGAGATAGGGAGATTGAAATAAGAAGACAGGCAGAAAGAGGCGAAAAGAGAGTATCTGAAAATGTTTCCAGCTCGAGCCCTTCAAAGAAACCAAAATTTCAAGATCAAGGCAAGAAGGATAAGGCGAAGGGTAGTATTCCGAAATGCAAAACGTGCGGGAAGTTACACACGGGGGAGTGTTTGAAAGGGAAGAAGGGTTGTTACAATTGTGGTCAAGAGGGACACCCATACTATAGGTGTCCTAATCCTTCAAGAACGTGTTACAACTGTTTCCAACCGGGTCATATTAAGGCTGAGTGTCCCAAGCTTCAACAGAAAACTGATAAGGAGGCAAGAAAGGAGGAAGCCCCAAGAGCTAAGGGGAGGATGTTTCAGATCACAACCGAGGAAGCGAAGGACCACCCGAATGTTGTAtcaggtatattctcattgaacTCGATGCCTACgtatgtgttatttgataccggtgccaGTAGATCGTTTGTATCAAGTGAATTAGTGTCACACCCCTCCTTTAAAATCGAAAGACTACGTGTACCATTAGAAGTAGAAATAGCCGATAGTAAGAGTTACTTGTTGCACGAAGTTTGTAGAGATTGTGAAATAATCATTGAAGACGAGAAGTTTGctattgaccttattcccatGATATTGGGGGAATTTAAGGTTAtagttggcatggattggctagCTAAACATCAGGCCGAAATTCAATGTGAGAAGAAGGTAATTCATGTGTTAACATCGGAAGGAAAACGAGTAAGCATACAAGGGGAAAGGAATATCAATTCGAAGCTTTGTTCTATAGTCCAAGCATACAAGTACGTACGAAATGGAAGCAAGGCATTTCTAACTTACGTGGTGGATACTAAGCAGAATACCCCTAAGATAGAAGAGGTTGAAGTTGTGAATGAGTTTCTtgatgtttttccggaagatttaccggggCTTCCACCAGAACGCGAAGTGGATTTCAAGATCGAATTGTACCCTGATGCCAAACCCGTAGCCAAGGCCCCTTATAGGCTGGCCTCAACAGAAATGCGGGAGCTAATGGTACAAATACAAGAATTGCTCGACAAGGGATTTATACGCCCGA ACCCGTCAAAGGTGGAAGCCGTTATGAAGTGGATACCTCCCAAGAACCCAAGTGAGGTAAGAAGCTTTTTGGGTTTAGCAGGCTATTATAGGAGGTTTATCGAAGACTTTTCTAAATTGGCCTTGCCGTTGACCAAGTTAACCAAGAAGGATGAGAAGTTTTCGTGGGGTGCAGATCAAGAAAGGGCGTTTCAAACCTTGAAAGAAAAGCTGTCGAGTTCCCCGGTACTAACCTTACCAGATGGAACGGAAGACTTGGTGGTGTTTACGAATGCGTCACACCAAGGGTTgggatgtgttttgatgcaaaggggtagagtcattgcctatgcttctagGCAATTGAAGACACACGAAAGTAATTAcccaacccatgatttggagttagcTGCAGTAGTATTTGCTATGAAGATATGGAGGCACTATCTTTACG ctaacgtAGTAGCCGATGCCCTGAGCCGAAAGGATTACCCGCCTCCAATTCAAgttaagtccatgaagatggtAATTACACCTCGATTTCTCGAAATGGTTAAAGAAGCCCAAATCAAGTCACTAAGCGGAATGGATTCTAAAAAGGAAAGAACAAAGGGGTTTGTGGATAAATTCGAAGAAAGATCCGATGGGATTAAAACCATGTATGGTCGCATTTGGATACCCCGGTTTAGCAAAGCAAAGGGTGCATTACTCGAAGAAGCTCACAAATCCCGATTCTCGGTTCATCCTGGAGCTACAAAAATGTATTTGGACTTGAAGAAAAGTTATTGGTGGCCCGGCATGAAGCGTGACATTGTCAAGTATGTTGCCAAATGTTTGACATGTCTGCAggtaaaggcagaacatcagaaaccataTGGGAAGTTACAACCGTTAGAGattccggtatggaaatgggaagaattgACGATGGACCTAGTGACCAAGCTTCCTAAGACAaggaaaggtcacgatgctatatgggtgatcgtagacCGCCTCACCAAGAGCGCGCACTTCTTACCCATTCGGGAAGCTTTCTCCTCCGAAAAGATGGCGGAGATCTATGTTAACGAGATAATATCACGACACGGAGTTCCTGTATCTATTGTGTCGGATCGAGATACCCGATTCACATCTCGATATTGGCAAGGTTTTCATGAAAGTATGGGTACAAAATTACATTTCAGTACCGCTTACCACCcccaaacggatggtcagtcCGAGCGGACTATTCAAACACTTAtcgacatgctgcgggcatgtgtgatagACTTCGGGGGAAGCTGGGATGACCACTTGCCGTtggtggaattttcatacaacaacagctaccacaacGGCATTCGAATGGCACCGTATGAATTGTTGTATGGAAGAAAGTGTAGAACTCCAATTTGTTGGGGAGAGGTGGGACAGAGAGAAATTGCACCCAACGAGGTGGTGGCTAAAACTAACGAGAAGATCGATCTTGTGCGAGCCCGTTTAAAAGCggctcaagatcgacaaaaggCCTATGCAGATCAAAGGAGGCGACCCATCGAATTTCAAATAGGTGATTATGTGTtattaaaggtttccccatggaaaggTATAATCCGTTTCCGTAAGCGAGGAAAACTAGGTCCCCGCTACATAGGACCTTTCAAGATTGTGGCCCGGGTTGGGGAGGTAGCATATCGGTTGGAATTACCGCCAACTTTGGATGGAATACATGACACATTCCATGTGTCACAATTGAGAAAGTGTTTAGCGGATGAGACGACATATGTGCCCCTTGACGATATTGAGTTGGATGAAAAGTTGAATTATATTGAGAGGCCGATAGCTATCAAGGATTCCAAGGTAACGCCCCTTCGGAACAAAACCATAAAGCAAGTCTTGGTGCAATGGCAACATCGGAAAGGATCAGACCTTACGTGGGAGCTAGAAGATGAGATGAGGAAGCTTTACccgacattatttggtacgtattaa